The following coding sequences lie in one Arachis hypogaea cultivar Tifrunner chromosome 4, arahy.Tifrunner.gnm2.J5K5, whole genome shotgun sequence genomic window:
- the LOC112797103 gene encoding uncharacterized protein produces MPHKRLRVAVLLSGGVDSSVALRLLHAAGHSCTAFYLKIWFQEDFENFWSECPWEEDLKYANAVCNQVEVPLEVVHLTDEYWNNVVSYIIEEYRCGRTPNPDVLCNTRIKFGAFLDAISGMGFDYVASGHYANVIHPCADQMEEPSVLELSQDMVKDQTYFLSHLPQSQLKQLLFPLGRISKDEVRRLATEFDLPNKDRKDSQGICFLGKIRFSEFVARHIGEREGIILEAETGDFLGKHRGFWFYTIGQRQGLRLPGGPWYVVEKDIKNNVVFVSRNYFSFDKTRRLFRVSSLKWLSGLPATQISKLQCKVRHGPGFYDCSFEMEVGKDGQESVAVVRLSEDDQGLAAGQFAAFYEGRKCIGSGVILESWDDQSFPVCAKALEIARMEDKSKLGNPVKIKVKSEEVFVSTEVASKAC; encoded by the exons ATGCCTCACAAGCGCCTCCGAGTCGCAGTACTTCTCAGCGGCGGTGTCGACAGCAGCGTCGCCCTCCGGCTCCTCCACGCCGCCGGCCATTCCTGCACCGCCTTCTACCTCAAGATTTGGTTCCAA GAAGATTTTGAGAACTTTTGGTCAGAGTGCCCCTGGGAAGAGGATTTGAAGTATGCCAACGCTGTTTGTAATCAG GTTGAGGTGCCATTAGAAGTTGTGCATTTGACCGATGAATACTGGAACAATGTG GTTTCTTACATCATTGAAGAGTATCGTTGTGGCCGAACTCCTAATCCGGATGTTCTCTgtaacacaagaataaaatttg GTGCATTTTTGGATGCAATAAGTGGTATGGGATTTGACTATGTTGCCTCCGGACATTATGCAAATGTTATCCACCCATGTGCAGATCAAATGGAGGAACCTTCTGTTCTAGAGCTGTCACAAGACATG GTGAAAGATCAAACGTATTTCCTTTCACACCTCCCACAGTCCCAACTGAAGCAGCTTCTTTTTCCTCTTGGGCGTATTTCCAAG GACGAAGTCCGCAGACTGGCAACAGAATTTGATCTTCCAAATAAGGATAGAAAGGAttcacaaggtatatgctttTTGGGCAAG ATAAGGTTCAGTGAATTTGTTGCAAGACATATTGGGGAGAGGGAAGGTATCATACTAGAAGCTGAGACAGGAGATTTCCTTGGCAAACATCGGGGATTCTGGTTTTATACTATTGGCCAGCGCCAGGGTTTACGTCTACCTGGGGGCCCATG GTATGTTGTTGAAAAGGATATTAAAAACAATGTAGTCTTTGTGTCAAGAAATTACTTTTCCTTTGACAAAACTAGGCGCCTATTTCGTGTAAGCTCTTTAAAATGGTTGAGTGGGCTGCCTGCAACCCAGATAAGTAAGCTTCAATGCAAG GTGAGACACGGTCCGGGATTTTATGATTGTAGTTTCGAAATGGAAGTAGGAAAGGATGGTCAAGAAAGCGTTGCTGTTGTCCGGTTATCTGAAGATGATCAAGGCCTAGCAGCTGGGCAATTTGCGGCCTTCTATGAGGGAAGGAAATGCATAGGTTCCGGTGTGATTTTGGAGTCATGGGATGATCAAAGTTTTCCTGTATGTGCAAAAGCTTTAGAAATTGCAAGAATGGAAGATAAATCAAAGCTAGGAAATCCAGTCAAGATAAAAGTTAAATCAGAAGAGGTATTTGTTTCCACAGAGGTAGCAAGCAAAGCATGTTAA